From Pagrus major chromosome 2, Pma_NU_1.0, one genomic window encodes:
- the sbds gene encoding ribosome maturation protein SBDS produces MSIFTPTNQIRLTNVAVVRIKKGGKRFEIACYKNKVMNWRAGAEKDLDEVLQTHSVFVNVSKGQVAKKDDLTKAFGTDDLTEICKQILAKGELQVSDKERHSQLETMFRDIATIVAEKCVNPETKRPYTVNLIERAMKDIHYSVKAGKNTKQQALEVIRQLKETMEIQRAHMRLRLVLPAKEAKKLKEKLKPLLQVVESEDFDEQLEMVCLVDPGCFREIDELIRCETKGKGSLEVLSLKDVEEGEEKF; encoded by the exons ATGTCGATATTTACGCCGACAAATCAGATCCGGCTGACAAACGTGGCGGTGGTGCGGATAAAAAAAGGAGGGAAGCGGTTTGAAATCGCCTGCTACAAGAATAAAGTGATGAACTGGAGAGCAGGAGC AGAGAAAGACCTGGATGAGGTTTTACAGACCCACTCAGTTTTCGTCAATGTATCCAAAGGACAGGTGGCAAAGAAGGATGACTTGACCAAAGCGTTTGGGACGGATGACCTGACAGAAATCTGTAAACAG ATCCTGGCCAAAGGAGAGCTCCAGGTGTCAGACAAGGAGAGGCATTCTCAGCTGGAGACGATGTTCAGGGACATTGCGACTATTGTGGCAGAGAAGTGTGTCAACCCTGAGACCAAGAGGCCGTATACAGTCAACCTCATTGAGCGCGCCATGAAGGACATCCACTACTCTGTCAAGGCCGGCAAGAACACCAAACAGCAG GCTCTGGAAGTGATCCGGCAGCTGAAGGAGACCATGGAGATCCAGAGAGCCCACATGAGGCTGCGGTTGGTGCTGCCAGCCAAGGAGGCCAAGAAGCTAAAGGAGAAGCTGAAACCTCTGCTGCAGGTTGTGGAGAGTGAGGACTTTGATGAGCAGCTGGAAATG gTGTGTCTGGTGGATCCTGGCTGCTTCAGGGAGATCGACGAGCTGATCCGCTGTGAGACTAAAGGCAAAGGTTCTCTGGAGGTTCTCAGTCTGAAggatgtggaggagggagaggagaaattCTAA
- the LOC141018113 gene encoding claudin-9-like, with translation MERQLELAALGLGLTGWLCAILTRCLALWKVSGTLDNTTATLPAYWDGVWLEWDHWDLKHDGSLHCSFYQSLMTLSGSFRTWRALIMAAIGSGAFAAVIGAAGAVWFPQRGQIKVFSGSLFVSSGILLLIPTAWTCHHTSQPLEGAELLRRDWGPALYLGWISFALMLAGGLFLTTRCPTRETEVEQPGGSRGSRNPNVEDEANHPLSRINRTTFTNSQYERRSEPI, from the coding sequence ATGGAACGGCAGCTGGAGCTCGCTGCTCTCGGTCTGGGCCTCACAGGGTGGCTGTGTGCCATTCTGACACGCTGCCTGGCTCTGTGGAAGGTGAGCGGCACCCTGGACAACACCACGGCTACTCTGCCTGCCTACTGGGACGGGGTGTGGCTGGAATGGGATCACTGGGACTTGAAACATGATGGCAGCCTGCACTGTTCCTTCTACCAGTCTCTCATGACTCTTTCTGGAAGTTTTCGTACATGGAGGGCCCTCATCATGGCAGCCATCGGTTCTGGGGCTTTCGCTGCAGTGATCGGAGCGGCGGGAGCAGTGTGGTTCCCTCAGCGGGGTCAGATCAAAGTGTTTTCTGGTTCTCTCTTTGTTTCGTCTGGGATCCTGCTGCTGATCCCCACAGCCTGGACATGTCATCATACCAGTCAGCCACTGGAGGGTGCTGAACTGCTGAGGAGAGACTGGGGACCTGCACTGTACCTTGGATGGATCTCCTTTGCTCTGATGCTGGCTGGCGGGTTGTTCCTCACCACCAGGTGCCCCACTAGGGAGACAGAGGTGGAGCAACCtggagggagcagagggagCAGGAACCCGAATGTCGAGGATGAGGCTAATCACCCACTGAGCAGGATCAACAGGACTACGTTCACCAACAGCCAGTATGAACGCAGATCAGAGCCTATCTGA